A genomic segment from Mastomys coucha isolate ucsf_1 unplaced genomic scaffold, UCSF_Mcou_1 pScaffold7, whole genome shotgun sequence encodes:
- the Abra gene encoding actin-binding Rho-activating protein isoform X2 — MAPGEKEREAGPAKSALRKVRTATLVINLARGWQQWANENSTRQAQEPAGWLPGATHDLPHTPKEASSYQHAPKPPSPKPNGDGEGQCSEEATEVSHIKRKEVIRTVVSKSYERGGDVNYLSHRYENDGGVSEAIQPENDIDRILLSHDSPTRRRKCTNLVSELTKGWKVMEQEEPTWKSDSVDTEDSGYGGDLEERPEQDATHVAPARIKRPLLSQANRYSETLNCKAHRKYSQVDNLKGRWQQWADEHIQSQKLNPFSDEFDYDLAMSTRLHKGDEGYGRPKEGSKTAERAKRAEEHIYREIMELCFVIRTMARHRRDGKIQVTFGELFDRHKLRVLAINKSSEKKFIKQTSTRKKMISKG; from the exons ATGGCTcctggagaaaaggaaagggaggcgGGGCCGGCCAAGAGTGCTCTCCGGAAGGTCCGCACAGCAACCCTGGTTATCAATTTGGCACGAGGTTGGCAGCAGTGGGCGAATGAGAACAGTACCAGACAAGCCCAGGAGCCTGCAGGCTGGCTGCCGGGAGCAACTCATGACCTACCTCACACTCCTAAAGAAGCCAGTTCTTACCAGCATGCCCCCAAACCTCCGTCTCCAAAGCCAAATGGAGACGGAGAGGGACAATGCTCAGAAGAAGCCACGGAGGTCTCCCACATCAAAAGGAAAGAGGTGATCAGAACGGTTGTCAGCAAGTCTTATGAGAGAGGAGGAGACGTGAACTACCTGAGCCACAGGTATGAGAATGATGGTGGCGTGTCTGAAGCTATTCAGCCAGAGAATGACATTGACAGAATCCTTCTCAGTCACGACTCGCCAACACGGAGAAGAAAATGCACCAACCTGGTATCTGAGCTGACCAAGGGCTGGAAAGTGATGGAGCAGGAGGAGCCCACGTGGAAGAGTGACAGCGTAGACACAGAGGACAGTGGCTACGGAGGGGACCTGGAGGAGAGGCCTGAGCAAGATGCAACGCATGTGGCTCCTGCCAGGATCAAACGCCCCTTGCTCTCTCA GGCAAACAGGTACTCAGAGACACTCAATTGTAAGGCTCATCGGAAATACAGCCAAGTGGACAACTTGAAAGGGAGGTGGCAACAATGGGCTGATGAACACATACAGTCCCAGAAGCTCAATCCCTTCAGTGACGAGTTTGACTATGACCTGGCCATGTCCACTCGGCTCCACAAGGGAGACGAGGGCTATGGCCGCCCCAAAGAGGGAAGCAAGACAGCTGAAAGGGCCAAGCGAGCCGAAGAGCACATCTATCGGGAAATTATGGAATTGTGCTTTGTTATCCGCACAATGGCTCGCCACAGACGAGATGGCAAGATCCAGGTTACTTTCGGAGAACTCTTTGATAG
- the Abra gene encoding actin-binding Rho-activating protein isoform X1 → MAPGEKEREAGPAKSALRKVRTATLVINLARGWQQWANENSTRQAQEPAGWLPGATHDLPHTPKEASSYQHAPKPPSPKPNGDGEGQCSEEATEVSHIKRKEVIRTVVSKSYERGGDVNYLSHRYENDGGVSEAIQPENDIDRILLSHDSPTRRRKCTNLVSELTKGWKVMEQEEPTWKSDSVDTEDSGYGGDLEERPEQDATHVAPARIKRPLLSQANRYSETLNCKAHRKYSQVDNLKGRWQQWADEHIQSQKLNPFSDEFDYDLAMSTRLHKGDEGYGRPKEGSKTAERAKRAEEHIYREIMELCFVIRTMARHRRDGKIQVTFGELFDRYVRISDKVVGILMRARKHGLVHFEGEMLWQGQDDDVVITLLE, encoded by the exons ATGGCTcctggagaaaaggaaagggaggcgGGGCCGGCCAAGAGTGCTCTCCGGAAGGTCCGCACAGCAACCCTGGTTATCAATTTGGCACGAGGTTGGCAGCAGTGGGCGAATGAGAACAGTACCAGACAAGCCCAGGAGCCTGCAGGCTGGCTGCCGGGAGCAACTCATGACCTACCTCACACTCCTAAAGAAGCCAGTTCTTACCAGCATGCCCCCAAACCTCCGTCTCCAAAGCCAAATGGAGACGGAGAGGGACAATGCTCAGAAGAAGCCACGGAGGTCTCCCACATCAAAAGGAAAGAGGTGATCAGAACGGTTGTCAGCAAGTCTTATGAGAGAGGAGGAGACGTGAACTACCTGAGCCACAGGTATGAGAATGATGGTGGCGTGTCTGAAGCTATTCAGCCAGAGAATGACATTGACAGAATCCTTCTCAGTCACGACTCGCCAACACGGAGAAGAAAATGCACCAACCTGGTATCTGAGCTGACCAAGGGCTGGAAAGTGATGGAGCAGGAGGAGCCCACGTGGAAGAGTGACAGCGTAGACACAGAGGACAGTGGCTACGGAGGGGACCTGGAGGAGAGGCCTGAGCAAGATGCAACGCATGTGGCTCCTGCCAGGATCAAACGCCCCTTGCTCTCTCA GGCAAACAGGTACTCAGAGACACTCAATTGTAAGGCTCATCGGAAATACAGCCAAGTGGACAACTTGAAAGGGAGGTGGCAACAATGGGCTGATGAACACATACAGTCCCAGAAGCTCAATCCCTTCAGTGACGAGTTTGACTATGACCTGGCCATGTCCACTCGGCTCCACAAGGGAGACGAGGGCTATGGCCGCCCCAAAGAGGGAAGCAAGACAGCTGAAAGGGCCAAGCGAGCCGAAGAGCACATCTATCGGGAAATTATGGAATTGTGCTTTGTTATCCGCACAATGGCTCGCCACAGACGAGATGGCAAGATCCAGGTTACTTTCGGAGAACTCTTTGATAGGTATGTTCGCATTTCTGATAAAGTGGTGGGCATCCTCATGCGTGCCAGGAAGCACGGACTGGTGCACTTTGAAGGTGAGATGCTGTGGCAAGGCCAGGACGACGATGTTGTGATTACTCTCCTTGAGTAA
- the Abra gene encoding actin-binding Rho-activating protein isoform X3 has product MAPGEKEREAGPAKSALRKVRTATLVINLARGWQQWANENSTRQAQEPAGWLPGATHDLPHTPKEASSYQHAPKPPSPKPNGDGEGQCSEEATEVSHIKRKEVIRTVVSKSYERGGDVNYLSHRYENDGGVSEAIQPENDIDRILLSHDSPTRRRKCTNLVSELTKGWKVMEQEEPTWKSDSVDTEDSGYGGDLEERPEQDATHVAPARIKRPLLSQANRYSETLNCKAHRKYSQVDNLKGRWQQWADEHIQSQKLNPFSDEFDYDLAMSTRLHKGDEGYGRPKEGSKTAERAKRAEEHIYREIMELCFVIRTMARHRRDGKIQVTFGELFDRAVGSMVVALKEIYDP; this is encoded by the exons ATGGCTcctggagaaaaggaaagggaggcgGGGCCGGCCAAGAGTGCTCTCCGGAAGGTCCGCACAGCAACCCTGGTTATCAATTTGGCACGAGGTTGGCAGCAGTGGGCGAATGAGAACAGTACCAGACAAGCCCAGGAGCCTGCAGGCTGGCTGCCGGGAGCAACTCATGACCTACCTCACACTCCTAAAGAAGCCAGTTCTTACCAGCATGCCCCCAAACCTCCGTCTCCAAAGCCAAATGGAGACGGAGAGGGACAATGCTCAGAAGAAGCCACGGAGGTCTCCCACATCAAAAGGAAAGAGGTGATCAGAACGGTTGTCAGCAAGTCTTATGAGAGAGGAGGAGACGTGAACTACCTGAGCCACAGGTATGAGAATGATGGTGGCGTGTCTGAAGCTATTCAGCCAGAGAATGACATTGACAGAATCCTTCTCAGTCACGACTCGCCAACACGGAGAAGAAAATGCACCAACCTGGTATCTGAGCTGACCAAGGGCTGGAAAGTGATGGAGCAGGAGGAGCCCACGTGGAAGAGTGACAGCGTAGACACAGAGGACAGTGGCTACGGAGGGGACCTGGAGGAGAGGCCTGAGCAAGATGCAACGCATGTGGCTCCTGCCAGGATCAAACGCCCCTTGCTCTCTCA GGCAAACAGGTACTCAGAGACACTCAATTGTAAGGCTCATCGGAAATACAGCCAAGTGGACAACTTGAAAGGGAGGTGGCAACAATGGGCTGATGAACACATACAGTCCCAGAAGCTCAATCCCTTCAGTGACGAGTTTGACTATGACCTGGCCATGTCCACTCGGCTCCACAAGGGAGACGAGGGCTATGGCCGCCCCAAAGAGGGAAGCAAGACAGCTGAAAGGGCCAAGCGAGCCGAAGAGCACATCTATCGGGAAATTATGGAATTGTGCTTTGTTATCCGCACAATGGCTCGCCACAGACGAGATGGCAAGATCCAGGTTACTTTCGGAGAACTCTTTGATAG GGCTGTTGGTTCCATGGTTGTCgcacttaaagaaatctatgatcCTTAA